The following proteins are co-located in the Anaerolineales bacterium genome:
- a CDS encoding 4Fe-4S ferredoxin, which produces MRLYADSAKCSGCRACMVACSLNLFQESNPKKASLNLIPHFPAPGVYEMKVCTQCGDCAAVCPTEAIKLNERGAYYVDFAECNLCEACVPECPEDVMFVRAELANAAWKCDLCGDCVSVCGTSALWIDN; this is translated from the coding sequence ATGCGGCTATATGCCGATAGTGCTAAGTGCTCGGGGTGTCGAGCCTGTATGGTGGCTTGTTCACTCAATCTCTTTCAAGAAAGTAATCCAAAAAAAGCTTCGTTGAATCTGATCCCCCATTTCCCCGCCCCAGGTGTGTATGAGATGAAAGTATGCACCCAGTGTGGCGATTGCGCCGCGGTCTGTCCAACCGAAGCCATAAAGCTGAACGAACGTGGCGCTTATTATGTGGATTTTGCCGAGTGCAATCTCTGCGAAGCTTGCGTACCCGAATGCCCTGAGGACGTCATGTTCGTTCGTGCTGAGCTGGCTAATGCCGCCTGGAAGTGTGATCTGTGCGGTGATTGCGTCAGTGTGTGCGGCACCAGCGCATTATGGATCGACAACTAG